TGGTCCAGCGGATAGCCGCTGTTGGAGGTCACCACGATATCGAAGGGCAACTCCTGGCGTTGCATCGCTGAGGCGCGAACGAATTCGCAACCTTGCCGATGCGCCTCGATCAAGTCTCCCGCGAACACCTGGGTGATGCGACGCTCATCGTTCAGCGTGACGTTAACCAGAAACGAGGGGCCCACCCGCAGTGCCACATCGCGAAGCTCCTCCCACAGGGGGTTTCCTACCGTCACCCCAAACGCTGCGTTGGGATCGCCGATGTTCCTGACCCCATGATTGCTCATCACGCTCGAGAGAGCTGCCACCCCTGGAATGATGCCCTTAACCCCGCCGCTGAAACCGGCGAAAAAATGAGGCTCGATAAATCCGGTGACGATCCGAACAGCGGCGTCGGCAAAGTGGCGATTGATCAGCGCAGGTGTTCCATCACGCATCGTGCCGAACGCGCGATGAGCCGCAGGATTCTCAGGCTCGTGATTGATAACTCGGTAATGGTTCACCACCTCCGGCGTTAACATCCGCTCCAGCTCTTGCCGAGTGTTGGGCCGGTGCGTTCCCAATTGATTCAACAGCGTGATGCGGTCTCGCGGAACGAAGGAGAGGTACTCCAGCAGCCACGGAATCAGTCGTTCATTCGGAGTGGCACGGGTGATGTCGCTGAAGCTGATGCAGACGGTGTCCGTCGGTCCAATCCAGTCGCGCAGCGGACGAGCCTGGATGGGGGCCTCGAGTGCACGCATCAACGCCGCCTGCTCATCGCCCAAGCCGACGCGAGGAAAGGGTTCAATAACGGTGGTGGCCGAGTCGGGTAGTTCCACCGGAAGCTGGCCCTGTCCGTAGGCAAATCGAACAATCATGCGTCGAGGCTAGCACGTCGAGGAGGTTCGGGTCAAAAGCCACCCCCTTCAGTATGGTCCGTCTCTGGAAGATTCCCCCTGCCCTTTCCCCCTTTCCCACGCCCCGATGGGCCGACACGGCCCACACTACATTGTAGCGCGGGCCGTCCTCGGCACGTCGGGCCACCAACCGGGAAACGTCCGGGACACACGTCGCTACAGCGAGCCCCCCGAAATTAAATTGAGACAGCCAGCCGGATGTCCTATGTATACCACTACATGCAGGCCATCTTACTGGAAAAACCGCAGCAGTTCACCGTGACGCAAATCCCGGAGCCCGCCCAGCCTGGACCAGGTGAAGCGCTTGTTCGAGTTCACCGCGTCGGAATCTGCGGCACCGACTACTCAGGCTTCCTCGGCAAGATGCCATTCTACAGCTATCCGCGCATTCCCGGACATGAGTTGGGTGTTGAAGTCTTGGCCGTAGGCACCGGGGTGACCAACGTAGCTCCCGGCGACCGTTGCTCGGTCGAGCCCTACATGAACTGCCAACGCTGCTCGGCGTGCCAGCGCGGACATACCAACTGCTGCGAAAACCTTCAGGTGCTCGGGGTTCACACCGATGGCGGATTACGCCCCCAGTTCCTAGTCCCAGCCCGCAAGTTACACCTGTCCAAATCGCTGAGCTTCGAACAGTTGGCCCTCGTCGAAACCCTCGCCATTGGCTGCCACGCCGTCAATCGAGGCAACCCACAACCCGGAGAATCGGTCCTCGTGATCGGCGCCGGGCCCATCGGACTCTCCACCATGGAGTTCATCCGCCTCACCGGGGCCAAGACGATTGTGTTGGACCTGAACGAGCAACGGCTCGAATTCTGCCGACGCGTGATGAAGGTGGATCACACGATCGCTTTCAAGGGCGATGGCTCCGAATTAGAACAGCTGAAAGCGGTTACGAGTGGCAATCTGCCCGACGTCGTGATCGATGCCACGGGCAGCAACAAATCAATGTCCAACGCCCTGAACCTGGTGGGCTTCGCGGGGCGTTTGGTTTTCGTGGGGATCACCACTTCGGAAGTTTCCTTTGGGCACCCGTTGATGCATCGCCGGGAGATGACCCTGCTCGCGAGCCGGAACGCGCTCCCCCCCGATTTCACTCGCATCATCAGCCTCATCGAAAACGGCCAGATCGACACGAAGCCCTGGATCACTCACCATGCTGACTTTAGCGAAATGATCGGACGCTTCCCTGACTGGCTCAAACCGGAGACCGGAGTCCTCAAGGCCGTGGTGCATGTCTGACCTCCATCATTCACAGTCGCCTTACCCCTTACCCCTCATCACTCGACTCTCGATGCCCATGAAACCGAAATCGGACCGCTTTCTACCCCTCGTCACCCTCGCCCTCGCTGTCTGGATCTTTACGGGTTGTATGACAACTCCCGAAACGGGACGCAGTCAGCTCATTCTCCTGAGCGCGGAGCAGGAGACCAAACTCGGCTTTCAGTCCTTCGACCAGCTGAAGAAGCAGACGCCCATCAGCAAAAATGCTGCGGCGAATGCCCAGCTTCAGCGGGTAGGCAAGCAGATCGCCGCCGTGGCTGATCTCCCGGGAGCTCAATGGGAGTTCGTTCTCTTCGAAAGCAAGGAGCCCAACGCCTTCTGCCTGCCTGGAGGAAAGGTCGGAGTGTACACCGGCATTCTTCCCCTCACCAAGGACGATGCCGGCCTAGCGGCTGTCATCGGGCATGAGGTTGCCCACGCGGTGCTGCGTCATGGCAACGAGCGCGTCAGCCGCTCCATGCTCTGGCAAATGGGGGCCACCGCTCTGGGTACCGGCATGTCCGTCTCAGCGGCTGATCCGCGCGTCGCCATGGCAGTGCAACAGGCCTATGGGGCCGGATCTCAAGTCCTCTCCGAGCTACCCCATAGCCGAGACCAAGAGTCGGAGGCAGATCGAGTCGGACTCCGCTACATGGCGCGAGCCGGATATGATCCGGAGGCTGCTTTGGGCTTCTGGCAGCGCTTCGCGGCCTTCAACTCTCAAGCAGGTGGTGGCGGCGGATTCTCCTTCTTGCGCACTCACCCTACCGACGCAACCCGCGTCAAACAAATCCAGGCCTGGCTGCCCGAAGCCAAGGCGCAATACCGCCCGCGCCAATAGCCTTCCGGGTCAATTCTCCGCTTCAGCCCAATCCATACAGTAGGGCGGCATGCGGTTGCGCAGCGGGTTTTTGCGAAAACCGAGGCGTGAGGAGCAAGCGTATTGAGCGAAATACGTAAGCGACGAACCACGAAGGATTTCGCAAAAAGATCTAGCAAACGCGTGCTGAACGACTGCATGGATTGGGCTTCAGGCGGTGCTATGACGGCAGGACAGGCTCGGCAAACTCAGCGTCGTAGTTTTGGGAGCAAGCCGTGCATTGCGCGTCTTTGAGCTGCGCTTCCGAGGTCCACGAGTAAACCTGCCGACAGCCCGGGCAGACTACTCGGTAGACACCGCCCCGGCGGTGGAAATCGGCCAGATAATCATCGGAGATCGCTCCAAAGTCCGCCGGCTCGAGGGTCATCAGGGCCTGAGCGGTGACTTGCTCCGGCGCCAACGCCGCCAGGCGCGACGCCTGGGCGTTGATGACTGTTTCGAAAAGATTGCGCACGAGACGCGCATTCCCAAAATTCACAGTCCGATCCGCATGGGCCGCGTCAAAGTGATGAATCAGCTTCAACCGCAACACCGGATTCAACTTCAAGCCGCTGCGACGGCAGAGGAGGCTGAAAATCCGACACAACTCAACCGGCGTGTAGTCCGGAAACTCGATATGGCGGTTGAAACGGGAATGCAGGCCGGGATTCGAATGGATAAAGCGCTCCATTTCGACCGGATACCCCGCCACGATCACGATAAGCCGATCCCTTTCGTCCTCCATCCGCTTCAACAGGGTCTCGATCGCTTCCGCTCCAAAGTCTTCATGGTCCTTAATGAGTGCATACGCCTCATCGATGAAGAGGATCCCGTCGCGCGCCGAGTCGATGACTGCATTGGTTCTTGGCGCCGTCTGACCAACATATTCCGCGACCAAGGCCGAACGGTCGCACTCCACCACATGCCCCTTCTTCAGCACACCCAATGAACGAAAAATTCTACCCATCAAGCGCGCGACCGTGGTCTTCCCGGTGCCTGGGTTTCCGGTGTAGACCGAGTGATAGCTTGTCGGGATCGGCTTCAAACCCTGCGTGATGCGCAGCTGTTGAATCTTGGCGAAATTCGCCACCTCGCGCACCCGAGCCTTCACATCAGCGATACCCACCAGCGAATCCAACTCCTGCAGAACCTGGGAGAGCTCCTCCGGGCGTATGATCGGAGAGTTGGTCATCGCCACGTTGCGGAAATCCCGGCAGAGATGGGCGATCTGGGCCAGGAGGTAGTGATTGAACCGACTTTCCCGCGAGGAGACGGATCCGTCGAGAGAGCTAAACGCTTCGAGCACCTCCTGAACCAAGAACTCGTAGTGAACTACCAACAGCGCCGGCAGCTGTAGCTTGCCCACGACTCGCGTCATCTCCTCAAAAGAGTGGTCCAAACCTTCGCGTACAGCCGGGGCAACCGCCTCATGCAACTTGTTCACCTTCTCCCGGGCACCATCGAGGTACTCCGAAACCGCATCCTTCACGTGGAGCGAGCGCGAGGCAGTGGGCGGCCGATTCAAGGCTTGAAACCGCTCCTTTTGGTCACGACGGAAGTAACCGGGCACAGTGGCCGCAAGCTCCTCCGCCCGACCGCTATACAGGCAGGAGACCCAAAAGTGAGCCGACGCATCAGCGAGCAAGCTGAACTCGGTGCGAGGAAAGAACACCGACCACGCTCCGCCCACCATCCGTCGGAAAGCGTCGAACAACGACGCCAAAAGATCGACAGTACCCTCGGGGGTCTTCTCGTAGGAAAGCTCCGGAGAGGTCAGTATTTCCAAATACTCCGCGAGCAATTTTGCGCTGTAAAGAGCTCGGAGCAACTGTTCCAGGGGCCGCCGCGCGCAGCCCGTCACATCAGCGATCTCATCGAGTTTGCCCAGCAACGTGCGCCAACTGGCCAAATAGGCCCCATCGACAGCAATGACCCGCTCCGCACAGGCCGCGTCGATGAGGGACAGGTTCTGAAAGTAAGTGACAACCTCCAGGGTGTTCTGCTTGTTGAACAACATCAGGCCCTCGTATTCCAAGGGGTGGATCCGGCGCGACTCCGGATCGCCCATCACGGCCGCCAAGAGGCTTCCGGGCACCAACGGATGGGTCTTGAGATCTCTAACGAGGGCGTTCATGCGAAGTGGCTTAACCGGAGGGTGAAGAGCGACACCACCAGAGTCATGTCACCCTCAACAACAAGCCCCTCCATCGCAACACCTACTGGCGTCGGTTGTCGCATCGTAGGCAGCTCCCTTGGTCGCCTGCGGATGACGAAGGCGCATCTCGGAACAATCGAAGGGGCGGGCTTGGTCCACTGGAACACTGAGGAGGGGCTCGATCGGCTCAAAGTGATCCCGATAAGGGGAGCGCTGGTAGAGCTGGAAGGTCTTGTCACAAACCGCATACCGACGCCCGCGTTCAAACCGATGCCCGTCATCATCCAGCACCTCCTTGAAAGGCCCTCGATAAATCACCGCCTGGTTTCGGTCGAGGCAGGGCCCCTGCTTGCCCTTGAACGCCCGAATGGTCACCGACCGAAACTCGATTCCACGCACGGTTCGCCAGGGCTCACGGTCGCGTTTGACAATCTCCACCCCATAGAAGCCTGCCCGTTCAAATGCTTGAAGAAACTGATCCTCCGTGAAGGCGCCGGAAATGCAACCGGACCAGAGCTCAGCATCCTCCTGCAGCTCGACTGGCACTTCCTCATCGGACACAATGTCCGAGATCACCACTCGACCACCCTTCCGCAAAACTCGAAACAGTTCGTCGAACAAACGTGACTTATCCCTGGGATTCACCAGGTTGAGAACACAGTTCGAAACCACCACGTCTACCGAGTCGGCGGCCACTAAAGGGTGAGAGGCGCGCAGTTCGTCAGCCCTCGACTCAATCGCCAGAAAGGCCGAGACGCTTTGGATGGGATGGCTTTGCAAGCTCGCATCGAGTCGATCCAGGTCCAAGGCAAGGTCCTGAATTCGCCCTTTTCGAAATTCGACATTCTGCCACCCGATCGCTTCCCCGACTTGGGCTTGGTAGGAACGAGCGAGCGACAGCATCTCATCATTCATGTCCACCCCGATCACCCGCCCTTCGGGTCCGACGACCTGGGAGGCGATAAAGCAGATTTTGCCGGCCCCGGACCCCAGATCGAGCACGGTTTCACCGGGATTCAGATACTGGGAAGGATCTCCGCATCCATAATCTCTCTCCAGAATCTCCGGAGGGATCACCTTCAAAAAGCGTGCGTCATACTGCACAGGGCAGCAGAGGGCTTCAACACGGGTCTGGGCGGCGGCGGAGTATCGTTCCTTGACCGCCTTCTCGACATGAAACTGGGCAGGCATAAGCGTGAACGTCATTAAGCCCCACTCGCCCCTTGGCGAGCAATAGGGAAAAGGTGGCTTTTCAGCGCGAGTGCTTGTTGCTGAGCCAACCCCCTGAAAAAGCAGCCTGCGAGCCGGACGCCGTTCCCGGGTCTGGCACGGAACTACAAACTGGCCATTTCAGCTGAACATCGCTAGATTGAGAGTCGTCTAGGTAAAGTCATGAAAATGCGAGTTCAGCTCCAAACGGGATCCTGGCGTATAGGACGGAGAACCTTCTTGAAGGGTCTCGGGACCGCTCTATCACTTCCCGTGCTGGAAGCCATGACCCCGATGACCAGCCGAGCTGGATCCACGGTTCCAGGGGGAGCCCTACCCCGCCGAATGGCTTTCATCTATGTGCCGAACGGGGCGAACATGCCAGACTGGACGCCCAAGAGCACCGGAACGCACTTCGAGCTTCCGTTTATTCTGGATCCTCTGAAACCACATCGGGACGACCTACTCATTCTCAGCGGCTTAACTCATGACAAGGGCCGCGCAAATGGAGATGGTGCCGGCGATCACGCCCGGGCCTCTGCCTCGTTCCTAACCGCCGCACAACCTCGCAAAACGCAAGGTGCCGATATCAAGGTCGGAATCTCGGTCGACCAGATGGCCGCCCGAAAGATAGGAAATTTAACCCGCTTCGCTTCGCTAGAACTGGGTTGCGACCGTGGACAGCTCTCGGGCAACTGCGATTCTGGCTACAGCTGCGCCTACTCGTTCAATATCGCCTGGAAAACGGAGTCGACTCCGCTTCCTCCCGAAACGAACCCGAAACAGGTATTTAATCGGATGTTCGGGAACGGCCTGCCCTCCGAGTTGACCGAGCGCAATTCCAAACAGGCGCTTTACCACAAAAGCATCCTCGATTTCGTTCTGGAGGACGCTCACAAACTTCAGTCTCAGCTGGGGGCCACCGACCGTCGCAAGCTCGACGAGTACCTCACGGCGGTTCGAGAACTGGAGATGCGGATCGAACGTGCGGATCACCTCGCCGCAACTCTGCCCGATCGCAAGGCACCAGCAGGAATCCCCGCCGAGAATGAAGAGCACATCCGGATGATGTACGATCTGCTCGCCCTCTCCTTTCAGACCGACTCGACCCGAATCTCCACCTTCGTGGTGGCTCATGATGGTAGCAATCGACCCTATCCCCAACTGGGTGTGCCCGAGGGTCACCACGATCTGTCCCATCACGGAAGGGATGAGGCCAAGCGTGCCAAACTCGCCAAGATCAATCGGCACCACGCCACGTTGTTCAGTGAATTCTTGGCGAAGATGAAATCAATTCAGGAAGGCGAAGGTAGCTTGCTTGATCAGTGCACTATTTTATACGGGAGCGGGTTAGCCGATCCAGATGCTCATTCCCACGAAGATCTTCCCATCCTGCTAGCAGGCAAAGGGGGAGGAAGCCTCAAGACCGGTCGGCACATTCGGTACCCGATCAACACTCCCATGGCCAACCTGTTCCTGACGATGATGGAGGAAGCGGGAGCGAGCTATGAGCGCATGGGAGATAGCACCGGGAAACTAAAGCAACTCAACGGCTAGAGGTGGGTTTCGGACGTCCAACCAGCCAAGAGTAGGTCACCAGCAGATCCTCTACGGGATGATGTTGGAACTCGGGCGCCAATCGGATTCGCCGCAACTCACGCAGCTCTCCCAAAGTGTTTTGCTCCTTAAGGATCTCGTAGCCCCCTTCCCGGAACGCGCGACGGTGATCGGCGATGCGCAACCGGTTGAGCGGAATGATCCCATTGTTCCACCGGCGAAACTCCTTGTCGGTGTACTGAAGGAAGTTGAATGGACTGATCGAAGGATCAAAGGTGGCATACTGATCCTCCAGCCCAATGAAGTGGGACATCAGCGAGTCCGCGGATGAAACGCGTCGGAATTCGTTAAACAGGGCAATGAGGTCGGGGTAGAGGATATGCTCAAGAACGGTGCAGGAGCAGACCAGATCGATGCAGCCGGCGGGTAGACCAGTCTGGCGCGCATCCCCGACGCGAAGCTCAATATTCAAGGTCTTGAGAAAAGCAGCGGGAGTCTCGGAAACCTCGCGATCGAGATAACCTCGAAGCAAAGAAAGTCGCTCGGGCTGCAAACGCGGAAGCCGCTGTACCAACTCGCCGGAATCCTGCAGCTCACAAAAGTAGCGCGCCACTTGCCGCAGTGTGTAGGTCGAGAGTAACGGGTTGATGTCGTAGGTAACAACCTGGGATGCTCCCGCCAGATACAGGCCCACCGGCAATACCGGAAACCAGCCCGTCCCAAGCTCTAAAGCAGAAAACGCCTCCTTGGGCCGCAAGCTGAGAGAATGGTAATGATCAAGATGCTTCGCGCATTGACCCAGTTTGATCCTGAACCCGCTAGGGCTCAGTTCCAACCCGCCAGTCACGTAACGTTGGAATAGTTCGTTCCACCGGTGGCTCCAGGGCAAGGCTGCCATTCCCCGCTGGATCAGCGCTTTGACCATCCATTTCCGCAGGCCAAACCGTGGCCTCGGATCAGGAAGGTCACCCGCTCCAGCGCCCACAGAATGGCTAGAGGGTTCAGGAGAGGGCGTCATAGTTGCGAAGGCTGGAATAGGTGACTGTGCTCGAGGAGAAGCCCGGAATGGGCCTCCCTTGCGCCTGGATCGCGATCAGCAGCATTGGACAGGATTAACCCTGCCAAACCGCCTCGACCGCGAAGATAGGAGGGCTTTAGGGGGCCTTCACGTCGTAACAATAAATCAATTCCTGGTCCCGCAAGTACAGCTTTCCATTGCTGATTACAGGATGCGTCCAAATCCGCCCTTGCGGTTTCCGGAGCGTAGTTTGGGGGTCCAGAGTAAAGCGTCCGTGCTCCGTCCACTTCTTCGGAGACGCCTCGGCGAGCACCAAGGTCCCGCTGCCTTCCTCGAGGCAATAGAGTCGCCCGTCAGCAAAGCTCACCGCGCCTTTCCCGAATGCTTTCGAGCTCCACACCTCGGCTCCGGTCTTGAAATCCTGACACGTCCAACCTGCCCCGTCCGAATGCCCGTAAACATGATCTCCTACGAGAATGACCCCTCCGTGGTGGTTCTTGATAACCTTGTTCTGATACACATCCGAAACTTCGTTATTCGGACCGACCTTGACGAGTTTGCATCCCACCCCGTAGCCAGAAGTGATATAAACCAAGCCATCTCGGTAGATGGGTGTAGGAATCACCGCAACCTTGCCCTGCCAGGGAGAACGCCAGAGAACAGTCCCATCCGCAGGCTTCAAACCAACCACGGTGGCGGCGGTGAGCTGGATGTATTGTCGAACACCATGGATTTCTCCAATAATGATGGAGGCGTAATGCGCGTCATCCGTAAAATCTTTAGTCTGCCAGATTAGCTTTCCCGTCTTTTTGTCCAGAGCAGCCACGGTCCCCTTGCCTCCGCCGGGAGTGCAGACCACCTGATTGCCATCCACCAAAACAGACTCACAGTAGCCCCAGCCTGGCACCTTGCCGCCGAGGTCCTTCATCGTGGTTTGCCAAACGAGCTTGCCATCCGCTGTCTGGGCACAGATCAAACCACCCTTCGCTCCCAAAGCGTACACCAGATCCCCGTCGACGGTCGGTGTACTCCGGGGTCCATCACCCCAATCATTGGGATAGGTCTCCCCCACCGGCAAAGCCCATAGCTTCTTGCCAGTCTCCGCTTCGAAAGCCATCAGGAATTCCTGCTTATCAATGGCCCCCATGGTGAAGAGCTTGCCCTGAACGACCGAAAACCCGGCATAACCAATCCCACCCTCTTTGGAGAGCCACACGCGCTTCGGCCCCCCCGCCGGCCAGCTCTGCAGCAAACCCGTCTCTGCGGAACGATCGGTTCGATCGGCCCCTCTCCACTGCGGCCAATCAGCCGCCCACGAAGACGAACTGACGGCGCACAGGCTGGCTAGGAGCAGGATTCGGGGGAGAAAGGACACGTTCATAGCAGGAGATGGACGCATAAGGGCCCCTGCAGCTTCAAGCCGAAAGGATGGCTTTTTGTCATTTCCATGCCAGGCATCCTTTCTCATACTGGATCACTAATGAACATCCTGATAACAGGTGGCGCAGGTTACATCGGTTCCGCTTGCGTGGAGTTCTTCCTCAATGCGGGGCATGTGGTTACGGTTTATGATAACCTCAGCGAGGGACACCGCTCCGCTGTCCACCCCCAAGCTCGCTTCGTGGAAGCCAATTGCCTCGATCGAGCGGCCCTAAGCAACACGCTGCAAACCAATCAGATCGAAGCCGTTGTGCACTTCGCCGCCTCCGCACTGGTCGGCGAATCCATGAGCCAGCCAGGAAAGTATTTTCACAACAATACCGTGGCCACACATGCTATTCTGGAAACCTGCGTGGCCGTGGGAGTCAAAAAATTCGTCTTCAGCTCCACTTGTGCCACCTTCGGTCTGCCCGAAACCGATAACCTGGCCGAATCTCACCCTCAGCGTCCCGTCAATCCATACGGCGAATCCAAGCTCTTAATCGAAAGGATGCTGCCTTGGTATCACCAAGCGCACGGCCTAAACTACGTCGGATTGCGCTACTTTAACGCTGCAGGAGCTACTAAACTCTTCGGTGAACACCACCGGATCGAAACTCACTTGATCCCCAACGTGCTCAAGGTGGCCCTGAAGCAATCCGCCGGATGCGAGGTCTTCGGCCATGATTATCCCACTCCGGACGGAACGTGTGTTCGAGATTACATCCATGTGGAGGACTTGGCCCAAGCCCATCTTTTGGCGCTCAGCCCAGGAAAGTTGGGTTTCTACAACCTGGGAAACGGCGCGGGCTACTCGGTGCTGCAAGTCATCCAAACGTGTGAGCGGTTAAGCGGTGCGAAAATCCCTTACGTCTTGAAGCCTCGCCGGGCTGGAGATCCGCCGCGTTTGGTCGCGTCGGCTGAGAAGGCGATCTCGGAACTCGGGTGGAAGCCCCGCTATCCCAGCCTAGAACAGATCGTCGGAACGGCCTGGAGCTGGCACCAAGCTCACCCCAACGGCTATCCCGATTGACCGACTAAACCGTTGCCAACCCGCGATGCCTCCCGTTACATATCGCCTTCCCGTCGCGTCGAGCCCCGGGTCACATGTCTGAATACAAAGTAAAATTTGAGGTCTTCGAAGGCCCTCTCGACCTACTTCTTTACCTGATCAAAAAGGAAGAGGTGGATATTTATGAAGTCAACCTGACCCAAATCGCGACGCAATTCATCGAATACATCGAGGTGATGCGGATGCTCGACCTGGAGATCGCAGGTGAATTCTTAGTGATGGCCGCCACCCTGATGTACATCAAAAGCAAGGAACTGCTCCCCGTGGAGCAACGTCCGGTGCAGGATGAGGAGGAGGAAGGAGAAGATCCACGATGGGAGCTTATTCGCCAACTCGTCGAATACAAAAAGTTCAAGGATGCGGCCGCCCAACTGCAAACCCTGGAAGCCATCCAAGAGGAGGTCTTTCCTCGGATCCCGGGCTTGGTCAAATTCGAACCCGAGGAAGCCTCGAGCCGCCCCCAAGCCTCCCTATTTGATCTCATCAATGCGGTCAACTCGGTGCTCAAACGCCTAGGCGGCGAGCGCGAGGATGCCCGCGAGATTTATGAAGAGCGCTGGACGGTCAGCGAGAAAATCGAACTCCTTCTCAAATCGGTAAGCGAACGAATATCCCTGCGCTTCTCGGAACTCTTCGAGAAGGCGGGGAGCCGAACGGAAGTGGTGGTCACTTTCTTGGCCGTTCTGGAACTCATCCGCTTGCGCCAGATAACCGCAGTCCAAGCCGAAACCTTCGGAGAAATCGAAATCACTCGCGCCGTCCCAAGCAGCGAAGTGCCTGCTTCCCCGGTCGAACCAACCATCCCAACCCCAATCCAGGCTTCCAACGCCAACTCAGACGATTCGGACGATTCGGATGACGATTCGGATGACGACTCGGACGATGATGACGAGGACGATGAGGGGGATCCCGAAGACGCCAAGAAATCCCGCACAGACACTAAGGTAGCCGATCCCGAGGAGGATGCCCCCGAGTCGCACGACTCGAAATGACTATGGAACTTAAGTTGATTCTTGAATCTCTCTTGTTCGCCGCTCAAAAGCCGCTGAGCGCGCACGAGCTCCGTACCGTTCTTTCAGCCGCCGCGGAGCATACTGAAGACGAGCTCGTGCGGAGCTTCAAGAAGACCCCCTCCGAAAACATCACCACTGCGCTGGAAGAACTCCAACGAGATCACGAGACCAATGCACGAACCTTCCGCCTGGTCTGCGTAGCCGGGTCCTGGCAGTTCGTTAGCCAACCCCAGTATGCCCCCTGGCTACGTTCATTCCTGGGACAAAAGGTGCGCCCCACCCGACTCTCTCAACCCGCCTTGGAAACGCTCGCCATCATCGCCTACCGACAGCCGGTCACCCGGGCAGAGGTCGAACAAATCCGAGGCGTCGCTGTGGATGGCGTCATGCAAACCTTGCTGGAGCGAGGACTCGTTGAACAGTCTGGCCGGGCTGAAGTACTGGGGCGTCCTTCCCTCTACAGCACCACTCACGCCTTCCTCGAATACTTCGGATTGCGCGCCCTGGAAGACCTGCCAGCGGCAGACGAACTCCGACGGATCGTGGTGCAGAAGCCAGAGGCGTTGCTGACCATCGATCCAGGGCTGGCCACAGCACCTCCCGACCAACCACTGCAACCCGAGCTCGCCGCTTCTCCGGATGCCAATACTCCCGCCCTGGAATCGCCCGGCGGCGCTGCACCGGAAGGACACCCCCAACCGGCTACCCAAGAATGAGCATCTCCGACAATCGCAAAGCCATCGACCAGATCGACGAGAAGATCGTCCAACTCTTGAACGAGCGCACTCGCCACGTGCTCGAAATCGGCGCCATCAAACTCAAGGCGGGCGAGGAAATCTACGCACCGCACCGTGAGCGAGCTGTGCTCCAGCGGGTAT
The nucleotide sequence above comes from Verrucomicrobiales bacterium. Encoded proteins:
- a CDS encoding DUF1552 domain-containing protein is translated as MRVQLQTGSWRIGRRTFLKGLGTALSLPVLEAMTPMTSRAGSTVPGGALPRRMAFIYVPNGANMPDWTPKSTGTHFELPFILDPLKPHRDDLLILSGLTHDKGRANGDGAGDHARASASFLTAAQPRKTQGADIKVGISVDQMAARKIGNLTRFASLELGCDRGQLSGNCDSGYSCAYSFNIAWKTESTPLPPETNPKQVFNRMFGNGLPSELTERNSKQALYHKSILDFVLEDAHKLQSQLGATDRRKLDEYLTAVRELEMRIERADHLAATLPDRKAPAGIPAENEEHIRMMYDLLALSFQTDSTRISTFVVAHDGSNRPYPQLGVPEGHHDLSHHGRDEAKRAKLAKINRHHATLFSEFLAKMKSIQEGEGSLLDQCTILYGSGLADPDAHSHEDLPILLAGKGGGSLKTGRHIRYPINTPMANLFLTMMEEAGASYERMGDSTGKLKQLNG
- a CDS encoding class I SAM-dependent methyltransferase → MTPSPEPSSHSVGAGAGDLPDPRPRFGLRKWMVKALIQRGMAALPWSHRWNELFQRYVTGGLELSPSGFRIKLGQCAKHLDHYHSLSLRPKEAFSALELGTGWFPVLPVGLYLAGASQVVTYDINPLLSTYTLRQVARYFCELQDSGELVQRLPRLQPERLSLLRGYLDREVSETPAAFLKTLNIELRVGDARQTGLPAGCIDLVCSCTVLEHILYPDLIALFNEFRRVSSADSLMSHFIGLEDQYATFDPSISPFNFLQYTDKEFRRWNNGIIPLNRLRIADHRRAFREGGYEILKEQNTLGELRELRRIRLAPEFQHHPVEDLLVTYSWLVGRPKPTSSR
- a CDS encoding PQQ-like beta-propeller repeat protein: MNVSFLPRILLLASLCAVSSSSWAADWPQWRGADRTDRSAETGLLQSWPAGGPKRVWLSKEGGIGYAGFSVVQGKLFTMGAIDKQEFLMAFEAETGKKLWALPVGETYPNDWGDGPRSTPTVDGDLVYALGAKGGLICAQTADGKLVWQTTMKDLGGKVPGWGYCESVLVDGNQVVCTPGGGKGTVAALDKKTGKLIWQTKDFTDDAHYASIIIGEIHGVRQYIQLTAATVVGLKPADGTVLWRSPWQGKVAVIPTPIYRDGLVYITSGYGVGCKLVKVGPNNEVSDVYQNKVIKNHHGGVILVGDHVYGHSDGAGWTCQDFKTGAEVWSSKAFGKGAVSFADGRLYCLEEGSGTLVLAEASPKKWTEHGRFTLDPQTTLRKPQGRIWTHPVISNGKLYLRDQELIYCYDVKAP
- the galE gene encoding UDP-glucose 4-epimerase GalE; this translates as MNILITGGAGYIGSACVEFFLNAGHVVTVYDNLSEGHRSAVHPQARFVEANCLDRAALSNTLQTNQIEAVVHFAASALVGESMSQPGKYFHNNTVATHAILETCVAVGVKKFVFSSTCATFGLPETDNLAESHPQRPVNPYGESKLLIERMLPWYHQAHGLNYVGLRYFNAAGATKLFGEHHRIETHLIPNVLKVALKQSAGCEVFGHDYPTPDGTCVRDYIHVEDLAQAHLLALSPGKLGFYNLGNGAGYSVLQVIQTCERLSGAKIPYVLKPRRAGDPPRLVASAEKAISELGWKPRYPSLEQIVGTAWSWHQAHPNGYPD
- a CDS encoding segregation/condensation protein A; amino-acid sequence: MSEYKVKFEVFEGPLDLLLYLIKKEEVDIYEVNLTQIATQFIEYIEVMRMLDLEIAGEFLVMAATLMYIKSKELLPVEQRPVQDEEEEGEDPRWELIRQLVEYKKFKDAAAQLQTLEAIQEEVFPRIPGLVKFEPEEASSRPQASLFDLINAVNSVLKRLGGEREDAREIYEERWTVSEKIELLLKSVSERISLRFSELFEKAGSRTEVVVTFLAVLELIRLRQITAVQAETFGEIEITRAVPSSEVPASPVEPTIPTPIQASNANSDDSDDSDDDSDDDSDDDDEDDEGDPEDAKKSRTDTKVADPEEDAPESHDSK
- the scpB gene encoding SMC-Scp complex subunit ScpB, with translation MELKLILESLLFAAQKPLSAHELRTVLSAAAEHTEDELVRSFKKTPSENITTALEELQRDHETNARTFRLVCVAGSWQFVSQPQYAPWLRSFLGQKVRPTRLSQPALETLAIIAYRQPVTRAEVEQIRGVAVDGVMQTLLERGLVEQSGRAEVLGRPSLYSTTHAFLEYFGLRALEDLPAADELRRIVVQKPEALLTIDPGLATAPPDQPLQPELAASPDANTPALESPGGAAPEGHPQPATQE